One region of Anaeromyxobacter paludicola genomic DNA includes:
- a CDS encoding YncE family protein, which produces MKTLLATLVSLGLTGCAGFLTPRLAARPPLAEEGAVFLYLQGWPQDADRLSLSLASLAAVREDGGAVPLALALAELPGPEPRRQRLLASGRLPPGAYRGFELQVTKAAVLAPDGPAQLLVPKEPSPLEGPFEVKAGAATVLGLTLRYEPSFQAGVAFTPRFAVAAPARPPPALDGVCSNAGGSDLTLFDRRRREVFAVLATGREPRGLALSQGPSARLYVALSGEDQVQVHDLTSDVEQPRLRLSPGDRPIELALAPDGRTLLVLNAGSNTLSFLDPDTGVERARLPTGTAPASLLVDRAWRRAYVLNEGSNSVTVVDVANRAVAGSIPTGAGPIRAQLDRAGDKLYVIYSSSPQLDAFSLPSLAPAGRVTVGLGATALKVDPRTDLLYVALRGESRLRVYDAFSLIPVDFFPVPGTVTWLAIDDAENALLALVPSLPGLAVLDLASHQLLSTVPVGEEPYAVTVAGERF; this is translated from the coding sequence CCGAGGAGGGCGCCGTCTTCCTCTACCTCCAAGGGTGGCCCCAGGACGCGGACCGGCTCTCGCTCTCGCTCGCCTCGCTCGCGGCGGTGCGGGAGGACGGCGGCGCGGTGCCGCTCGCGCTCGCCCTCGCCGAGCTCCCGGGCCCCGAGCCCAGGCGGCAGCGGCTGCTCGCCTCCGGCCGGCTCCCGCCGGGCGCCTACCGCGGCTTCGAGCTGCAGGTGACGAAGGCCGCCGTCCTCGCCCCGGACGGTCCGGCGCAGCTGCTGGTCCCGAAGGAGCCGTCGCCCCTCGAGGGCCCGTTCGAGGTGAAGGCGGGCGCGGCCACCGTGCTCGGCCTCACGCTCCGCTACGAGCCCTCGTTCCAGGCCGGCGTGGCCTTCACGCCCCGGTTCGCCGTGGCCGCCCCGGCGCGCCCGCCCCCCGCGCTCGACGGCGTCTGCTCCAACGCGGGCGGCAGCGATCTCACCCTCTTCGACCGGCGCCGCCGCGAGGTGTTCGCGGTGCTCGCCACCGGCCGCGAGCCGCGCGGCCTCGCGCTCTCCCAGGGCCCCTCCGCGCGGCTCTACGTCGCGCTCTCCGGCGAGGACCAGGTGCAGGTGCACGACCTCACGAGCGACGTGGAGCAGCCGCGGCTCAGGCTCTCGCCGGGCGACCGCCCCATCGAGCTCGCCCTCGCGCCCGACGGCCGCACGCTCCTCGTCCTCAACGCCGGCTCCAACACCCTCTCGTTCCTCGATCCCGACACCGGCGTGGAGCGGGCGCGGCTCCCGACCGGCACCGCCCCGGCGTCGCTGCTGGTCGATCGGGCCTGGCGCCGCGCCTACGTGCTCAACGAGGGGTCGAACAGCGTGACGGTGGTGGACGTCGCCAACCGCGCGGTGGCGGGCTCGATCCCGACCGGCGCCGGCCCCATCCGCGCCCAGCTCGACCGGGCCGGCGACAAGCTCTACGTGATCTACTCGAGCTCGCCGCAGCTCGACGCCTTCTCGCTGCCGTCGCTCGCGCCGGCCGGCCGCGTCACGGTGGGGCTCGGGGCCACCGCGCTCAAGGTCGATCCGCGGACCGATCTCCTCTACGTGGCGCTGCGCGGCGAGAGCCGGCTGCGCGTCTACGACGCCTTCTCGCTCATCCCGGTGGACTTCTTCCCCGTCCCCGGGACCGTCACCTGGCTCGCCATCGACGACGCGGAGAACGCGCTCCTGGCGCTCGTGCCGTCCCTGCCGGGCCTGGCCGTGCTCGACCTCGCCAGCCACCAGCTCCTCTCGACCGTGCCGGTGGGCGAGGAGCCCTACGCGGTGACCGTGGCGGGTGAGCGGTTCTGA